The genomic window aatgtcacagtacattcttactttgttactaactctgtggagagagagaccCCATCAAGCTTCCTGGTTTCTATCTCAGCTTTGGGAGGAGAGTAGGTTACAGTATGGGGCAGATATATATGGGCCCTATATAAGAAGACTATACTGGGTAAAGACaatgatccatccagcccaggatcctgtcttctgaccatgATCAATGTCATGTGCTTCAGAGtatatgaacagaacaggtaataatcaagtgattcttgccctgtcacccactcccagcttccggcaaacagaggctagtgacaaaATTCCTGGCCATCGTGGTTAATACTATACTAAATTtacctatactccatgaactaATTTTACTTTAACCATGTTatccttttggccttcataacctcctccggccaagagttccacaggttgattgtgaataaataattctttttgtttgctttagatctgctccctattaatttcattgggtaaaaagtagttcttgtgttatttgaAGGAGTAcataacatttctttattcaaTTTCCCCACACCTGTCATGATATTATAGATCTTCCTCTGTTATAAATATAAggggaaggtgtcataaacagataagtaagagttaatagaacagaagtacttcatatctcttttggctgtaaagggttaacaaaatcagtgagcctggctgtcacctgaccagaggaccaatcaggggacaggatactttcaaaccttgagggagggaagttttgtgtgtgctgttagtttttggttgttgctcactctgggggctcagagggaccagacgtgcaaccaggtttctctccaatctctccaatacaggctcttataagttcacaATAATGAGTaataggtagataaggcgagttaggttatgttgttttctttattgcaaatgtgtatttggctggaaggagttcaaatttttattttgccgaaaggattttaatttgtacttgtatacttaggctgggagggtattcccagtgtctgtagctgagagaccctgtaacatattccatcttaatttacaaagataatttttattatttttctttctttaattaaaagcttttcttgtttaagaacctgattgtttttttattctggtgagaccccaggggaccgggtctggattcaccagggtattcgtggggagaaaggagggaagggggaaagagaggctaatttctctctgtgttaggattactttctctctcagggagagtctgggagggggagagagaaggaggggggaaggtcgattttcctctctgttttaagattcaaggagtttgaacacagtgatcttccagggaggggaagcctgggagaggcaaaggtgagggaaagggtttactttccttgtgttaagatccagagggtctgggtcttgggggtccccgggtaaggttttggggggaccagaatgtaccaggcactggaattcctggttggtggcagcgctacaggttctaagctggtaattgagcttagaggaattcatgctggtaccccatcttttggacgctaaggttcagagtggggaattataccatgacagaagggTAACatctttatgtatgcagtaacatatTATTCCTCCTGTGCAGAGGTACAGAATCAACCAGGTTCTTGAaagaagattttatttaaaaaaaaaaaagaaaaaaaaaaagaaaagaatcctCTGGGTTTAAAATtcttttatttaccctgtaaagttatcttccatcctgattttgcaggtgtgattcttttactttttttaataaaattattcttttaagaacctgattgattttcagtgtcctaaaaaacagagatttggtctgtgctcactttgttaacctattggttggtatattattctcaaccCTCCCCTCAAGAAAGGAGGTGAAGGGGATTGGAGGGATatttggggggagcagggctccAAGTAGCCCCTCCTTGAATGTTTGTTTAATCACTTGGTAGTGGCtgcaatactgtccaaggacaaggaaaggaatttgtgcattGGGGacgttttaacctaagctggtgaaatataagcttaggggggctttcatgcaggtccccacatctgtaccctgggttcagagtggggagggataCCTGATACCTCATACTCCCctgagtcatctcttttccaaattgaaatgTCCCAATCTTTTTCACCTCTCCTCATACATTTAATACCTCTAATaaattgttgcccttctctataccttttccaattccaacatatcttttttggggatggggtgaccagatctgcattcAGGATTCAATATGTGGGCATAGCATAGACCTGTATAGAGgcaatacaatattttctgtcttattatctatcctttctaCATGATGGAatagatgggggggagggatagctcagtggtttgagcattagcctgctaaacccaaagttgtaagttaaatccttgaggaggccacttagggttctggggcaaaaattggtcctgggAGTgaaagcaggggattggattcaAAGAcatttcaaagtcccttccagttccaggagattggtatatctccaattataaaaaaaaaagttaccaacATTCTCTTCACTTTTTTTGATTGCCACATTGGGCCAAAATTTTAATCCTATTAAATCACATTTGATTGTGTAAAAAATCTGTATAATTATTTCTTTGGGATTTTCCTCTACTCTTCACTCACCCTCTTTGTACTAAAGGGCAGGAGGcatctgtgtatatataaattgATCATTAAAGGCTATCAGCCCTAACGAGATCTCGCCTAAACAGAAGAAGGGAGTAACTGCATTTCTAGATAAAAAACCAGTTTTCTCTACCTTTTCTGCAAAGGGGTGGGCATGGAAGGAATGGAACCTCcccagaaaaggaagagagagaggagttgTCGGTCCAGCCCTTTAAAACCATAGGGGCTGGATGATTCAGACGAAGCTGGAGTAGGACAGAGGCACAAGGGCAGACAGGGGACTGTGGTAGCAGAGTGTTGGCTGCACCAGAGACATAGACTCCAACTGGATGAGGAGTCAGGGGCTCCAGGAGTTGGCCCTTGGACACCTTAGAGGGCTCTGACCATATCCCAGTGAATGCTCCAGGGtgatgttgaaaaaaaaattacttgacagccctagtaaacagtgaggtggcaaaatttgctgatgatacaaccAGGTACactgagaagagctacaaaaagatctctcagaCCTGtatgactgggcagcaaaatggcagatacAATTCAATATCgacaaaatgcaaagtaatgcacattggaaaacatctttccaactatacataaaaattatgatgtctacattacctgctatcgttcaagaaagatattgaagtcattgtggatagttctccaaaaacatccactcaatgtgcagcagcagtccaaaGAGCTAAcagagtgttgggaatcattagaaaagggatagacaataagatggaaaatatattgcctctatctATACGTATGCTATGCCCACATAttcaatactgcatgcagatctggttgccccatctcaaaaaagatatattggaattggaaaagatacagaaagggcaacagaaatgattaggggtatcaAACAATTTCTATATGAGTTGAGATGAAAAGGCTGGGAGttgtcagcttggaaaacagatgagTAAGGATGGGGGGGTGAGAGTGGTCTATAAAGTCCTGAAAGGTGTAaacaaaatgaataaggaagtgttatttactccttctcataacacaagaactaggcgtCACCCAATAATAGGTAGCAGTTTTAAAACaggttaaaacaaatgaaaggaagtattttttctgaCAACTTATAGTCAATATCTGGAACtatttgccacaggatgttgtgatggACAAGACTATAATgaggttccaaaaagaactagtattgtatccagtttggtggcccccccactacaggaaggatatggacaaattggagatagtccagtggaggacaatacaatgattagggggctcgcacgcatgacttacgaggaaaggTTGAGGGAACTTATTTAGTctatagaagagaagagtgagggaggatttcatagcagccttcattacctgaagggggtttccaaagaaGCTAGAGCTTGGCTGGTCTCAAtgatgacagatgacagaacaagaagcatcaatctcaagttgcaatgggagaggtctaggtaggaaaaactatttcactaggaaggtgttCAAGTACttgaacgggttacctagggaaatggtggaatctccattgtttAAGGTTTTTAAGTCCTGGTTCGACAAATCCCTGGTTGGGACGATTTAGgtagagttggtcctgctttgagcactggTTGGACAAGATGATATCATTTGATAGATATATTGCTTTGACACTCTGTACCCCAAAACAACACACTGGCATTCCCATATTAACCACTGTTatgtaattgcaacaaatcttgtacaaaatatgtcatatgaggtgtcaatggaaaagttactgtTTGTTGAATATGACCACCATATTTTTATGCATGTACCTACATTTCAAATGCGTTTGTTCCTGCGGTAATTCCCAAAATATAGTAGGCATCTGAAGCTTCTCATAGCCTGAGAGGGGAGGGGTCCAGACTGATATGCTAGAGGGATCAGCTGTGCCCCAGTTCCAGATTGTATCCTCACGAAGTCCATCACAGTGGCATTAAAAGCAGTGTGAAATGCACACCTTGTTGTTCTGAGTGAAATTTGAACTTCATACACTTATGCAGAGATTTTAAGTTTGGTGGCTGGAGATCAAATAGgtcatcatttttttttccttttatgtttcCTTATTTGAGAAAGGGAAGTAGGGACAGAAAAGCAACAAgatgagagaaaacagaaaatttcaaaattcaagcTAATCAGTTTTTAggcagcagaaaaagaaaaagaacatgaGTGTTCATGGAAAGGAGATTAAAATGATCCAGCAACtaacaaggggaggggaagagaggagcaagGGACAAAGGTGGGGTGTTTGCAGGGAAGAGATACAGCTGGTGCAGAGACTTGGCAGAAGAGTCAGTCTAAGGGTCATGGTTCTAGGGGTCCAGCATGATAAGCTGGGGAATCAGTTTATGTACAATTCAGTGGCTTGGTCAGGAAAGGATTTAATGTCTCTCTGACTGCCCAGTGAGTGATTCAGGGATGAGGGCCAGCGCCATATCACCAGGCAGCTCTACACGGAGCTTGGCCTGAGACCCATATCACCTGGGGAAACTTTTAGTTTCCTTTATGAgaaaagagctggagcagcctgtcccggatctgtttggtcctcacacCATAGATGATGGGGTGTAACAAGGGGGGCACCAAAAGGTATACATTAGCCATGAGAATGAGGACATGCAGGGGCACATTATGTCCAAACCGATGCGTGATGGAAGAGAAGAAATCTGGGATGTAAAAAACCAAGATGGCGCAAAGATGGGAGCCGCAGGTCCCAAAAGTCTTTAGCTGGGCATCCTTTGTGAGGAGGCTGAAGATTACCTTGAGGATCTGAATATATGAAAAGGTGATAAAAAAAACATCCAGACCGATCacagagaataaaataaagaggCCGTAGTAACTACTGAGATGGGTGTCAGcgcaggccagcttcaccacTGCTATGTGCTCACAGTAAGagtgggggatgatgttggttctgcaatatggccaccgCCTCACTAGGAAGGGATAGGGTAATGCAAGTATGCTGCTGCGCAGAACCAAGGCCAGGCTGATCTTGGCCACAACAGAAtttgtcaggatggtggaatgtctcagaggatggcagatggccacgtagcgatCCAAAGCTAAGGCCACTAAGATCCCAGACTCCAttgctgagaagcagtgaatgaagtacatctgggtgaggcaggcactgaaatcgatctccctggaattgaaccagaataTATTCAACATTTTGGGCATGGTGGCTGTGGACAGGACCAGGTcggtgacagccagcatgcagaggaaataatacatgggctcatggaggctcgACTCCCacttcacaatgaacaggatgaAAAAGTTCCCCAGGATGGCTATAGCATatatggtgcagaaggggatggagatccagatgtgggccacctccaggccaggaatacccagcaggatgaaggtggaggggttggtgaagtcggttgtgttggaatctgacatggagtaggggagaaggtgtccaactctgaggcacAAGGGTGTCACCTGCATGCACCGTAGGTtcccctgacttcctgtatatgaCCAGGGTTCAGGGTGATAGCTGAAGTACaaatgcctggatggagagacaatgTTAATATGAGACACTACATACACTACTGGGGGCTGTTCTTGTGGGTGAAGTAGATTGGTTGCTCTTTATACACTGAGAAATGACATTctcattatttaaataaatgaattatgAACAACTGAACATTGCTATGCTAATTCAATATGTTATGATGCTCTATGCATCAATAATTATTGCACGTCATAGTGGGGGAAACCTTAAGAGTGACCAACAGGAAACATGAGTGTGGATATAGGCTATCAATCATTGTTCCTTAATTCAATGAAAGCCAGGCTAGAGAATCCATGCTATAAGGAGTTCCCCTTTCATCTGTTTGCTTAAAATATGAGagtagaaaaaaacccaaacctctgTGAAAACGTGCTGGGGAAACATCCCAACTAGAAAACAACTTAGAGAAAAGACCTCAGCATCATTGATAGCAGCTCGAGTGAAACACCTGGTCATTCACAGCAGCGGCCAAAACAAAGACAATGTTTGGATGCCTGAGGAATGGAATGGAGAGTAACCAGCTCTGGACATGTGTTCAAGTTTGGTCAGGCAGTCTCTATAAAGGATATAGCAAATGAAAAGGGGATTTCCAAGACGGGCTTTGAGAATGGGGAGGCTGCCGAATGTGGACAGACTGAGGCtgtttagagaagagacaaaCAAGGGGGCAAATGATCGAGGACAGTAAAATAAGGAATGAATCTGATTACATTAAAATGGACAGAGAGCATCAAATCTGTAGTTTCTATAGACACCCAGTGCTTCTAAAGTTCTAATTCCCCAAAGCTGAGGAAAACTATCATCAAAACTGATTGGAAGGAAATAGTTAgacaaaaaatgggaatgaaaattGAGAGTGTTTTTAATGGAGATAATTAGATAGAGAAAAAAGTCAGGATTCCTCGGTCAAGAAGGTGAAAAACTTTGGCTAAAAAGCTGGTCCATTTGCCAAGTGAAGGCTGTAATTAGGGTGGGGAAGATAAATGTATATCAatgtggaaaagggaaaatagccAATAACAAATATCAGAAGTTATGAAAACTGAGAAGGGATGTTGAAGGCATCAGGGGAAAATCCATAATTGGCAGGGCTGAGGATCACAAAAAGGAGGTTATtaagtatattaagaacaaaaggaATCCTAGAAAAGTTTTAGGGAAATTCCTTTTTTCATGTAAAGCATTAAAATAATTAagatactgttaaaaaaaaagatttgagaaGGTTCGGAAATATGGAAGAGCTGGTATGGAATTAGTTCAAGAAAAACATTCTATAGTACAGGTAATGCCATTCACAACAGAGTTTAGGCAAAACCTGGTCTTGTCAAATAAACCTGATTTCACCCTTTCATAGAGCACAGATTTTGCTGATCAAGGGAACCATGCAGATGCAATAAGCTTTGATTTTCCTGAGGTATTTGATTTATTCGGGGGAAACACTGAGATAAAATAAACATTCTACAACATCCTTAGTGCACACATAAAATGGAATAAAACTGGTGAACTGACAGATGTGAGAAATCAATTGCTAACAGGTCATTATCACTGAATGGggctgtttctagtggggttctgcagggatcagttctaggaccaatgtattcaatattttcatcaatgatctgagAGGACATAGAAAATCACTGCAGATAAAACTTTTCAGATGACCCAAAGATTGGCAGAGGGTGAAAATGCGGAGGACAGGGACGGCACATCGATTGATCTGGAGCATTGGTAAGAGtgtcccatggaaaaaaaaatttttagtaCAGTGAAATGCAAACTTATCCTCTCGTAACAGGAAATGCAAGCCTGACCCACAATCTTGGACACTGTATTATGCAATGCAAGGATCCTGAACAGGATTTAGACGTCATTGTCTAAAACCAACTCATTGTGAGCTCTCAGTGtgctgctgtggccaaaaggactgatatgatccttggatgtataaacagggagtGGTGAGATGGAGCAGGGAAAGGATCTTACCTCTGCACATGGCACTGGTGAAACCGATTGTACCCATTTTTGGGGTCTgcattttaaaaggatgttgaaaaattggagagggagctgaaaagagccacaaaaataattGGAGGCTGAAGAAAAAGCCGGACCATGAAAAACTTGAAGGGTTTCATCTATTTAACTTATTAAAAAAACCTGATAAAGCAGATACTTTAATTGAGAGATAACTGTGGGTAGCAATGGGCTGTGTAATCTAGAGGAGAAAGGCAAAGCAAGGCCAAATGGATGGAAGCTGAACATGGACAAATTCCGGCTGGAAATAATGGCCACATGTTCAgcactgagggtgattaaccattggaataaactgAGAAGGGAAGTGGTGGACTCTCCAACTCTCCATGTCGGCAGATCCAGGCTGAATGCTTTATTGCAAAACCTGCCTGAAGACTTGTCTACAATGAAAATGCTATAGCAGCGCTGCCTTGGTGCTTCTGTGTAGACATTACTTACACCAAAGACAGGTCTCCTTCCATCAacatagataatccacctcctcgAGAAGCGGTAGCGAGGTGGATGGAAGAGTTCTTAAGTTTACATCTtcatgtctacaccagggttagaTTGATGtttggattttgttgttgtttcaaaATAGGCAAATGCAACATTAGATTGTATTAGCAAAGGCATAGCATGAAAGTCATGGTATGtgatagtattcctctatgaagGACTGGtttggtctcagctggagtactgtgtacagttATGGCCACCAGTGCATGGAAGGATGtatagaaactggaaaggatccagaggtgagtgacgAAGATGACTAAAGGGATGGAATACAAACCATATGACCAAAGGCGGATGGAGCTGGTTATGTTTAGTGTGGGACAGAGGAGATCAAGTGAGGATGTGATAACATTCTTCAAACACTTGAAAGGCTACCATAAAGAGGTGGAGGAAAGCTGTTCTGTCttaccacagagggcaggacaagaggcaattaTTTCAAACTTCCTCCGTAACAGATTTCAAataaattttaggaaaaacttcctaattgtaagaAGAGGACGACAGTGGAACTATGGATAGCCCTTAGTCTACAATGACTAAGACACACATCAATAAGAAGACTTCATTTTCAATTGCTGGGAAGTTTGTCAAATTTTAGGTATTTAGACTGATATttcccatgctgggtgtctgcttcTGGCTGAATTGTCTGTTGAAAGTTTATGGCATAACAGCTCAGCCAATTTATCAAATGGAGCTTGAAGGAAATATGTCTTACCTATGTTGAAAAATTCTTATAACTGTTCAGCGAGGAAGTGACTGTGTCTGTGTATTAACACACAGCTGGCTCCTGAGTCTTTACTCAGTTCTTATTCCAAAGGGTGTTTTGCTTCAGTGGGGTCTCAGCAAAGTATGTGTCCCAGCCTCAGAATATGGCCTTGTACTGTACATCTCTTAaaacctttcatcctgaaggatcccctgtgccaatgaaatgcagccactttggTGCTGGAGGCCATCAGCTGAGTTGGGCAGGGGTTCACAGAAAATAGTGACATTTTGATCAGTGATGCTGTGAAAGGACCACAGTGAAAGGACCACAGACTTGTTCTCTAACCCATCATTCCCATATTGCACTGGGTTTATTGAGCAGGTGAGCTTCTCAGCAAGAGATGAGTACCTGTGAATTCTGAATGGGAAGTGTCCTCGCTAGGAATCCCTCTCAGGTAGCCGTGTCCCAGGCCTTTCTCACTGCAGCATCTGTAGCAATATCCAATGCCAAGAGCCAGCACAGGGATGTTTCCCAtttataatatagctctgtgAAGTCCCGGTGGGATTTACTTGGCCTCTAAGGAAGAAGCAGCATTTGAGTGAAAACAGGGTGGAGACAAGCCTGTCTCAGCTTCTCTACTAATTATCCAGCTTTAGGAGAAAACAGTAATTAAGAGACCTttccaaagggagatgagaacttctgagctctgtgctgagtcagagaggaattgcctattctgtgtatttgtgtatattttaaaaatgtagttgATTAGCAAGAAAACAAGGGATAATGCCTAGATCTCCTTTGGGGCTAACATCTTGTAAATGCCCAGGATAATTGGGTAAATAGTAGAGAGACAGATCTGGAGGAGATGACTGAGAGGAAACTTGAACACTTCTAAAGGTATAGTGGGCTGTAAGGGATCACAGATCAGTAGATCTCACCAGTAACTATGATCAGACTGTGCAGCATCTTTCATTGAAGGTTCTTCAAAATACCAAGCAAAGGAAAGTCACTATGAACATAACCTTGTTATACAGATagataaactgaggcacggggagatGTGATTTAGCCAAAGTTAGGCAGAAAATGACAGACAGAATCCATCACTCCTGACTTCCCTGATGTAACCATGGTCTCCCCATAGGGCTTCTTGTTTACTACTCCAAGTATTTCCAAGACCTTTTCCCAAATATCGTACATGTTACACATTTTCTTAGGATTTACTATAAGTACCAAATTTTCTGTTATAATGTTTAGCATTAGCAACAAATTTTGCATCATGAGATTTAACAATAACACAAAATCTTTTATCACAGGTAGACATTTCCAGGTATTCTTATTATTCCACACTTTCCATGGACAGTTTCCTTTGTTCAAAACCCTTTGTGTCATTCAATCCTCCCTGAACATTAACATGTTTAATTACTGATTTTCCTTTCCCCTTAGTGTTCCCTTCAGTGGGAATCTCAGTCTAAGGTCATTTTTGGTGTCTCGGTATTCCAGTGTCTGGTGAGGTAAGGATGTAAGGGGACTTTTTGTGTTGGCTAGCTCCCTGTGGAGCAGCTTCCCAGCCCCAGGGTTATGCCCATGCAAAAATTAAACCCGTCCCCATCTCATGTTTTCCTTGTgatccccactcccagcactgcaacctAGAGAGTTGTGATCTGTGCCATTTGGGCTGAGAAATGTGTTTTCTCCCAGTAGCTCTTTCATAGCTGCTTTCTATGCCCTCCAAACCCAGGGAattttctcctctcctctttcaGGTGGATCATTAACATTTTAACAGACAACCATTTATTCCTTAGGATTCACATCCtgccttaaagagacagagtTAGTTTTCACAAGCACATGATGGACAAAGTCCTGAAAAATTGGAAATTGGATGGGGTTACACTCTGTCACCCTCTGCCTATCACTGAGAGGTCAGTTGTGTgactccttccctccaagaggtcAGTTACACAGTTCTGTCTCACAGCTGGAGCCACAGGAAGGGTGCCTTGGTGCACAGATGCTTAATCAGCCATTCCGCCCTGGGCATCCTCCCACCATGTGCCAATGAAGGGACATTCCTGTACTCTGACTATCAC from Gopherus evgoodei ecotype Sinaloan lineage unplaced genomic scaffold, rGopEvg1_v1.p scaffold_36_arrow_ctg1, whole genome shotgun sequence includes these protein-coding regions:
- the LOC115641946 gene encoding olfactory receptor 52R1-like encodes the protein MLHSLIIVTDSNTTDFTNPSTFILLGIPGLEVAHIWISIPFCTIYAIAILGNFFILFIVKWESSLHEPMYYFLCMLAVTDLVLSTATMPKMLNIFWFNSREIDFSACLTQMYFIHCFSAMESGILVALALDRYVAICHPLRHSTILTNSVVAKISLALVLRSSILALPYPFLVRRWPYCRTNIIPHSYCEHIAVVKLACADTHLSSYYGLFILFSVIGLDVFFITFSYIQILKVIFSLLTKDAQLKTFGTCGSHLCAILVFYIPDFFSSITHRFGHNVPLHVLILMANVYLLVPPLLHPIIYGVRTKQIRDRLLQLFSHKGN